The following proteins are co-located in the Mesorhizobium sp. M1E.F.Ca.ET.045.02.1.1 genome:
- a CDS encoding conjugal transfer protein TraG — MSATKILWGQILTVFGIVLLTTWTATQWTAWRLGFQAQLGPTWFEVAGLPVYYPPALFWWWYFYDAYAPTIFVEGGLIAVSGGFLSIIVAIGMSVWRAREAKDVVTYGSARWAVRRQIEAAGLLGADGVVLGRYHRHYLRHDGPEHVLCFAPTRSGKGVGLVVPSLLTWPGSAIVHDIKGENWQITAGFRSLHGRVLLFDPTNSKSSAYNPLLEVRRGEWEVRDVQNIADILVDPEGSLEKRNHWEKTSHALLVGAILHVLYAEKDKTLAGVAAFLSDPKRPIESTLAAMMKTAHLGEAGPHPVIASAARELLNKSDNERSGVLSTAMSFLGLYRDPVVAEVTRRCDWRISDIVGGIKPATLYLVVPPSDINRTKPLIRLILNQIGRRLTEDLRAKGHRHRLLLMLDEFPALGRLDFFETALAFMAGYGLKSFLIAQSLNQIEKAYGPNNSILDNCHVRVSFATNDERTAKRVSDALGTATEMRAMKNYAGHRLSPWLGHLMVSRQETARQLLTPGEIMQLPPTDEIVMVAGTPPIRANKARYYEDVRFRERVLSPPELIRAEKAFACDWSSPPVLKRPEVDEAPGARGDEDPTGSERRLQPELNRARAFEKAAPIENEFEIGPVDDSDDDGAVRNRRLARLMQGVARQVSLDRDDGMEF; from the coding sequence ATGTCCGCCACGAAAATCCTCTGGGGTCAGATCCTCACTGTCTTCGGAATTGTCCTGTTGACGACCTGGACGGCGACGCAATGGACCGCATGGCGGCTTGGGTTCCAGGCGCAACTCGGACCGACCTGGTTCGAAGTCGCCGGCCTGCCTGTCTATTATCCACCCGCCCTGTTCTGGTGGTGGTACTTTTATGATGCCTACGCCCCAACCATTTTCGTGGAAGGCGGACTGATCGCCGTGTCCGGCGGCTTTCTCTCGATCATTGTAGCAATCGGCATGTCGGTGTGGCGCGCACGTGAAGCCAAGGACGTCGTGACTTACGGTTCGGCGCGATGGGCCGTCAGGAGACAGATAGAGGCTGCCGGGCTGCTCGGCGCCGACGGTGTGGTGCTCGGGCGCTATCACCGTCATTACCTTCGCCATGATGGTCCCGAGCATGTGCTGTGCTTCGCCCCGACCCGCTCGGGCAAGGGCGTTGGCCTGGTGGTGCCATCGCTGTTGACCTGGCCGGGCTCGGCGATTGTCCACGACATCAAAGGCGAGAATTGGCAAATCACCGCCGGTTTCCGTTCTCTGCACGGTCGAGTCCTGCTCTTTGATCCCACCAATTCGAAATCGTCGGCCTACAACCCTTTGCTGGAGGTCCGCCGTGGTGAATGGGAGGTCCGCGACGTCCAGAACATCGCCGACATTCTCGTCGATCCGGAAGGCAGCCTGGAAAAAAGAAACCATTGGGAAAAGACCAGTCACGCACTGCTGGTCGGCGCGATCCTTCACGTCCTCTATGCCGAGAAGGACAAGACGCTCGCCGGCGTCGCCGCCTTCCTTTCGGATCCGAAGCGCCCGATCGAGTCCACGCTGGCGGCTATGATGAAGACCGCCCATTTGGGAGAAGCAGGCCCGCACCCGGTCATCGCCAGTGCGGCGCGCGAATTGCTCAACAAATCTGACAATGAGCGGTCGGGCGTGCTCTCCACGGCGATGTCCTTCCTCGGTCTCTATCGCGACCCCGTCGTCGCCGAGGTGACGAGGCGCTGCGATTGGCGCATCAGCGACATCGTCGGCGGCATCAAACCAGCGACACTTTACCTGGTGGTGCCGCCCTCGGACATCAATCGGACCAAGCCGCTCATTCGCCTTATCCTCAACCAGATTGGGCGTCGCCTGACCGAGGACCTTCGGGCGAAAGGTCATCGGCATCGGCTTCTGCTCATGCTCGACGAGTTTCCTGCGCTCGGCCGCCTCGACTTCTTCGAAACTGCCTTGGCTTTCATGGCCGGCTATGGGCTGAAGAGCTTCCTGATCGCGCAATCGCTTAACCAGATCGAGAAGGCTTACGGCCCGAACAACTCCATCCTCGACAATTGTCATGTGCGCGTGAGCTTCGCAACGAATGATGAGAGGACCGCCAAACGTGTGTCTGACGCGCTCGGCACTGCAACCGAGATGCGGGCGATGAAGAACTATGCCGGTCATCGGCTTTCGCCTTGGCTCGGACATTTGATGGTGTCGCGGCAAGAGACCGCCCGCCAACTGTTGACGCCTGGCGAGATCATGCAGCTTCCGCCGACCGACGAGATCGTCATGGTGGCGGGAACCCCACCGATCAGGGCGAACAAGGCACGCTATTACGAGGATGTTCGCTTCCGGGAACGCGTCTTGTCGCCGCCCGAGCTGATCCGAGCCGAGAAGGCTTTTGCTTGTGATTGGAGCAGCCCACCGGTCCTGAAACGCCCCGAGGTCGACGAAGCCCCCGGCGCGCGGGGCGATGAAGATCCGACCGGGTCCGAACGGCGCCTGCAACCCGAACTGAACCGTGCGCGGGCGTTCGAGAAGGCGGCTCCGATCGAAAATGAGTTCGAGATCGGTCCGGTAGACGATAGCGACGACGACGGTGCTGTGCGCAATCGGCGCCTCGCCCGCCTCATGCAGGGCGTGGCACGGCAGGTCTCGCTCGACCGAGATGACGGCATGGAGTTTTAG
- a CDS encoding CopG family transcriptional regulator: protein MISRKKKAQISVYLDGAIMKMLAEYAARRDQPQSMIAEAAIASFLSPDADERREAAIAKRLDQVDRRLARQERDIGIAVETLAVFVRFWLATTPALPEPAAQGARAKAIERYEAFVSALGRRLAKGPKLRQEISEDIDPVDDKGMPSPAGM from the coding sequence ATGATCAGCCGCAAGAAGAAAGCGCAAATCTCCGTCTATCTCGACGGGGCGATCATGAAGATGCTGGCCGAGTATGCGGCCCGGCGCGATCAGCCCCAATCGATGATTGCAGAGGCCGCGATCGCGTCGTTTTTGTCGCCAGATGCTGACGAACGTCGCGAGGCTGCTATCGCCAAACGCCTCGATCAAGTTGATCGCCGCCTCGCCCGGCAGGAGCGCGATATCGGCATCGCGGTCGAGACCCTGGCGGTGTTCGTGCGGTTCTGGCTAGCGACCACGCCAGCGTTGCCGGAACCTGCGGCCCAGGGGGCTCGCGCCAAGGCGATCGAACGCTATGAGGCTTTCGTCTCAGCCTTGGGCAGACGTTTGGCCAAGGGTCCAAAACTGCGGCAGGAGATATCGGAGGATATCGATCCAGTTGACGATAAGGGAATGCCGTCCCCAGCCGGAATGTAG
- a CDS encoding ABC transporter ATP-binding protein yields the protein MASETILSVKDLRVRFQTLDGTVEAVKGININVKAGETVAVVGESGSGKSQTMMAAMSLLSSNGEASGQVDYRGRNLLEMTKSELNKVRGRKISMIFQEPMTSLDPLYTIGNQLIEPIRRHRGLNAQAAREEALKLLRLVHIPDPERRMKSYPHEMSGGQRQRVMIAMALANDPDILIADEPTTALDVTIQAQILMLLAELQRKLGMAIVFITHDLGIVRRFADRVYVMRQGEVVEEGDAESLFANPQHAYTKMLLAAEPTGTKAAPPTNSPVLLEGRNVEVVFKIGGGFLGGEPLMLRAVDKISIRLKRNQTIGIVGESGSGKSTLGRALLRLLPSDGVIRFGDRDISEADRQAMRPLRRELQLVFQDPFGSLSPRMTVGQVITEGLLVHEPSLSSKQRDHRAVEALREVGLDPNARNRYPHEFSGGQRQRIAIARAMILKPKVVVLDEPTSALDRSVQKQIVELLRKLQADNELSYLFISHDLAVVRAMADYIIVMKQGKIVEQGPTEEIFGDPREAYTRTLMNAAIDTTRFRISA from the coding sequence ATGGCTTCCGAAACGATCCTCAGCGTCAAGGACCTGCGCGTCCGCTTCCAGACCCTCGACGGCACGGTCGAGGCGGTCAAGGGCATCAATATCAACGTGAAGGCAGGAGAGACCGTCGCCGTGGTCGGCGAGTCCGGGTCCGGCAAGAGCCAGACGATGATGGCGGCGATGAGCCTGCTCTCCTCCAATGGCGAGGCGAGCGGCCAAGTCGATTATCGCGGCCGCAATCTTCTGGAGATGACCAAGAGCGAGCTCAACAAGGTTCGCGGTCGCAAGATCAGCATGATCTTCCAGGAGCCGATGACCTCGCTCGATCCACTCTATACGATCGGCAATCAGCTCATCGAACCGATCCGCCGGCATCGCGGCCTGAACGCGCAGGCCGCGCGTGAGGAAGCGCTGAAGCTCCTAAGACTGGTGCACATCCCCGATCCCGAGCGGCGGATGAAATCCTATCCGCATGAAATGTCTGGCGGCCAGCGCCAGCGCGTCATGATTGCCATGGCTTTGGCAAACGATCCCGACATTCTGATCGCCGACGAGCCGACGACGGCGCTCGACGTCACCATCCAGGCGCAGATCCTGATGCTGCTTGCCGAATTGCAGCGCAAGCTCGGCATGGCGATCGTCTTCATCACCCACGATCTCGGCATCGTGCGCCGCTTCGCCGACCGCGTCTATGTGATGCGCCAGGGCGAGGTGGTGGAGGAGGGCGATGCGGAATCGCTCTTCGCCAATCCGCAGCATGCCTATACCAAGATGCTGCTCGCGGCCGAGCCGACCGGCACCAAGGCGGCGCCGCCCACAAATTCGCCGGTGCTGCTCGAAGGCAGGAATGTCGAGGTCGTCTTCAAGATCGGCGGCGGCTTCCTCGGCGGCGAGCCGCTGATGCTGCGCGCCGTCGACAAGATCTCGATCCGGCTGAAGCGCAATCAGACGATCGGCATCGTCGGCGAGTCAGGGTCCGGCAAGTCGACGCTCGGCCGCGCGCTGCTCAGGCTCCTGCCCAGCGATGGCGTGATCCGGTTCGGCGACCGCGACATCTCCGAAGCGGACCGCCAGGCGATGCGGCCGCTGCGGCGCGAATTGCAATTGGTTTTCCAGGACCCGTTCGGCTCGCTGTCGCCGCGCATGACGGTGGGCCAAGTCATCACCGAGGGGCTTCTGGTGCACGAGCCCTCGCTGAGCAGCAAGCAGCGCGACCATCGCGCCGTCGAGGCGCTGCGCGAGGTCGGCCTCGACCCCAACGCCCGCAACCGCTATCCGCACGAATTCTCGGGCGGCCAGCGCCAGCGCATCGCCATTGCCCGCGCCATGATCCTGAAGCCGAAAGTGGTGGTGCTCGACGAGCCTACCTCGGCGCTCGACCGCTCCGTGCAGAAGCAGATCGTCGAATTACTGCGCAAGCTGCAGGCCGACAACGAGCTGTCCTACCTCTTCATCAGCCACGACCTCGCGGTGGTGCGCGCCATGGCTGACTACATCATCGTGATGAAGCAGGGAAAGATCGTCGAGCAAGGGCCGACCGAGGAGATCTTCGGCGATCCGCGCGAAGCCTACACGCGGACGCTGATGAACGCCGCGATCGATACGACTAGGTTCCGGATCAGCGCATAA
- a CDS encoding ABC transporter permease subunit: MTELAVAVPDPIVGRSLWGNAWARLKRNRAAMFSLYYLAFISIISVFGPMVVPHEYTTIYGDYVRTPPSLSAYPKPDMIQGALSDAIKRMRVDIKEWHQDGSRVIVTVTSKKPVDERNIRYLDRSDAFDDTRIESKSPDGLELTMSSAVKQQYFFFGTDNTGRDLLSRTLMAGRISLAIGLLAGVVAGVIGVIYGATSGFAGGRVDEVMMRIVDVLYSLPFIFFVIMLVVFFGRNFVLMFLAVGAVLWLDMARIVRGQALSIRRQEYVQAAEAMGVGHRGILVRHVIPNLLGPVVIYMTLLVPQVIILESFLSFLGLGVQEPMTSWGVLISVGAKNIGYANWLLLFPAFFLVSTLFALNFVGDGLRDALDPKDR; the protein is encoded by the coding sequence ATGACTGAGCTCGCCGTAGCCGTTCCGGACCCGATCGTCGGCCGCTCGCTCTGGGGCAATGCCTGGGCGCGGCTGAAGCGCAACCGCGCCGCCATGTTCAGCCTCTACTACCTGGCGTTTATCTCCATCATCAGCGTGTTCGGCCCGATGGTCGTGCCGCACGAATACACGACCATCTACGGCGACTATGTCCGCACGCCGCCGAGCCTTTCGGCCTATCCCAAGCCGGACATGATCCAGGGCGCTCTGAGCGATGCGATCAAGCGCATGCGCGTCGACATCAAGGAATGGCACCAGGACGGCAGCCGCGTCATCGTCACCGTCACGTCCAAGAAGCCGGTCGACGAGCGAAACATCCGCTATCTCGATCGCTCCGACGCCTTCGACGACACCAGGATCGAAAGCAAGTCGCCCGACGGGCTCGAATTGACGATGAGCTCCGCGGTCAAACAGCAATATTTCTTCTTCGGCACCGACAACACCGGGCGCGACCTGCTCTCGCGCACGCTGATGGCGGGGCGCATTTCTTTAGCCATCGGCCTGCTTGCCGGCGTCGTCGCCGGCGTCATCGGCGTGATCTACGGCGCGACGTCCGGCTTTGCCGGCGGCAGGGTCGACGAGGTGATGATGCGCATCGTCGACGTGCTTTACTCGTTGCCGTTCATCTTCTTCGTCATCATGCTGGTGGTGTTCTTCGGCCGCAACTTCGTGCTGATGTTTTTGGCGGTGGGCGCGGTGCTGTGGCTCGACATGGCGCGTATCGTGCGCGGCCAGGCGCTGTCGATCCGCAGGCAGGAATATGTCCAGGCAGCCGAAGCCATGGGCGTCGGCCATCGCGGCATCCTCGTGCGCCACGTCATTCCGAACCTGCTCGGCCCGGTCGTCATCTACATGACGCTGCTGGTGCCGCAGGTGATCATCCTGGAGAGCTTTCTGTCCTTCCTTGGCCTCGGCGTGCAGGAGCCGATGACAAGCTGGGGCGTGCTGATCTCGGTCGGCGCCAAGAACATCGGCTACGCCAACTGGCTGCTCCTGTTCCCGGCCTTCTTCCTCGTCTCGACGTTGTTCGCGCTGAACTTCGTCGGCGACGGTCTGCGCGACGCGCTCGACCCGAAAGATCGATAA
- a CDS encoding ABC transporter permease subunit, with the protein MLRYVFRRLLTAIPTLFVIVTVAFFLIRVAPGGPFNQERGLSPEIRANLEAQFGLNDPLWLQYVHYLGNLLRGSFGPSYNLPDFTVTELFAKGLPISVQIGTSALVLALILGSILGTIAALNQNKIADYSVIALATAGSTIPTFVTAPVIQLVFGLSWKLLPIGGWGDGALINKVGPVLTLALPQIAIVARLMRGSMIESLRSHHIRTARALGLSDWSVVVKHALRGAVLPIVSFTGPAAAALLTGSIIVETIFSIPGVGRYFVDAALNRDYTLVMGTVVVIALFTIVFNLIVDLLYAVVDPRVRYD; encoded by the coding sequence ATGCTGCGTTATGTCTTCCGGCGGCTTTTGACCGCCATCCCGACGCTGTTCGTCATCGTGACAGTGGCGTTCTTCCTGATCCGTGTCGCGCCGGGCGGCCCGTTCAACCAGGAGCGGGGCCTGAGCCCCGAGATCAGGGCCAATCTCGAAGCCCAGTTCGGCCTCAACGATCCGCTCTGGCTGCAATATGTCCACTATCTCGGCAATCTTTTGCGCGGCAGTTTCGGCCCGAGCTACAACCTGCCGGATTTCACCGTCACCGAACTCTTCGCCAAGGGCCTGCCGATCTCGGTGCAGATCGGCACGTCGGCATTGGTGCTGGCGCTGATTCTGGGTTCCATCCTCGGCACGATCGCGGCGCTCAACCAGAACAAAATCGCCGACTATTCGGTGATCGCTTTAGCCACCGCCGGCAGCACGATCCCCACCTTCGTCACCGCGCCGGTGATCCAGCTCGTCTTCGGACTTTCCTGGAAGCTGTTGCCGATCGGCGGCTGGGGTGATGGCGCCTTAATCAACAAGGTCGGGCCTGTGCTGACGCTCGCTCTGCCGCAGATCGCGATCGTCGCCCGCCTGATGCGCGGCTCGATGATCGAGAGCCTGCGCTCGCACCATATCCGCACTGCCCGCGCGCTCGGCCTCTCCGACTGGTCGGTGGTGGTCAAGCACGCATTGCGCGGCGCGGTCCTGCCGATCGTCTCCTTCACCGGCCCGGCGGCCGCGGCGCTGCTTACCGGCTCGATCATCGTCGAGACCATCTTCTCCATCCCGGGAGTCGGCCGCTACTTCGTCGATGCCGCGCTCAACCGCGACTACACGCTGGTCATGGGAACCGTGGTGGTGATCGCGCTCTTCACCATCGTCTTCAACCTGATCGTCGATCTCCTCTACGCGGTCGTTGATCCGAGGGTGCGCTATGACTGA
- a CDS encoding peptide ABC transporter substrate-binding protein → MLKNLLKATVFATTMALATGAFYAPAFAETVYNRGSAAEAETVDPHKTSTVYEADIIRDLFQGLVMHDQKTNLIPGAAESWTVSDDGTVYTFKLRKDGLWSDGNPVTADDFVYSFHRLEDPATAAEYASMLYPVKGAEDFNTKKGKPEDMGVKAIDANTLEVTLKAPTPYFLEMLTHQATYPVNKASIDKLGADWIKPGKLVSNGAYTLAEWVPNDHMKLVKNPKFWDAASVKLDVVNYIPTEDRSSAMKRFEAGELDSYGDLPTEQLADLKTKFGDQVRVGPYLGTYYYAVKTDKAPWDNVELRNAISMAIDRDFLAEKVWQNSMLPGYSMVPPGIEGYTPALAKYADMSQIDREDAAKKILEKLGYTPEHPLKMEIRYNTSENHKNTAVAIQEQLKPLGVEVTLLNTDTKTHYGFLEQKGNYDVARAAWIADYKDPETFLGISRKASGNNYSNYNSPAYEAAMDKAAAAGGKPEERMKELAAAERILVDDVGEIPLLYYSYHDIVSSKVHGFDDNVMDIHPSRFISKD, encoded by the coding sequence ATGCTGAAAAATCTGCTGAAGGCGACTGTGTTCGCCACCACCATGGCCTTGGCGACCGGCGCCTTCTACGCGCCGGCCTTCGCCGAAACCGTCTACAACCGCGGATCCGCCGCCGAGGCGGAGACGGTCGATCCGCACAAGACGTCGACGGTCTACGAAGCCGATATCATACGCGACCTGTTCCAGGGCCTCGTCATGCATGACCAGAAGACCAACCTCATTCCGGGCGCCGCCGAAAGCTGGACGGTATCCGACGACGGCACTGTCTACACCTTCAAGCTGCGCAAGGACGGCCTCTGGTCAGATGGTAACCCGGTGACGGCGGACGACTTCGTCTATTCGTTCCATCGGCTGGAAGATCCGGCAACAGCTGCCGAATACGCCTCGATGCTCTATCCGGTGAAGGGCGCCGAGGACTTCAACACCAAGAAAGGCAAGCCGGAGGATATGGGCGTGAAGGCGATCGACGCCAACACGCTTGAAGTCACGCTGAAGGCTCCGACGCCCTACTTCCTCGAGATGCTGACCCACCAGGCGACCTATCCGGTCAACAAGGCTTCCATCGACAAGCTCGGCGCCGACTGGATCAAGCCGGGCAAGCTGGTCTCCAACGGCGCCTATACGCTGGCGGAGTGGGTTCCCAACGACCATATGAAATTGGTCAAGAACCCGAAGTTCTGGGACGCCGCGAGCGTCAAGCTCGACGTGGTCAACTACATCCCGACCGAGGATCGCTCGTCGGCGATGAAGCGCTTCGAGGCCGGTGAACTCGACAGCTATGGTGACCTGCCGACCGAACAGCTTGCCGATCTCAAAACCAAATTCGGTGACCAGGTCCGTGTGGGGCCATATCTCGGCACCTATTATTATGCGGTCAAGACCGACAAGGCGCCTTGGGACAATGTCGAGCTGCGCAACGCCATCTCGATGGCGATCGATCGCGACTTCCTCGCCGAGAAGGTCTGGCAGAACTCGATGCTGCCTGGCTATTCGATGGTGCCTCCGGGCATCGAGGGCTACACGCCGGCACTGGCCAAATACGCCGACATGTCGCAGATCGACCGCGAGGATGCGGCCAAGAAGATCCTGGAAAAGCTGGGCTACACGCCTGAGCATCCGCTGAAGATGGAAATCCGCTACAACACCTCGGAGAACCATAAGAACACGGCGGTCGCCATCCAGGAACAACTGAAGCCACTCGGCGTCGAGGTGACGCTGCTCAACACCGACACCAAGACCCATTACGGCTTCCTCGAGCAGAAGGGCAACTACGACGTCGCCCGCGCCGCCTGGATCGCCGACTACAAGGATCCCGAGACCTTCCTCGGCATCTCACGCAAGGCGAGCGGCAACAACTACTCGAACTACAACAGCCCGGCCTATGAGGCTGCCATGGACAAGGCGGCCGCCGCCGGCGGCAAGCCTGAGGAGCGCATGAAGGAGCTCGCCGCAGCCGAGCGCATCCTCGTCGACGACGTCGGCGAGATTCCGCTTCTCTACTACAGCTACCACGACATCGTTTCCTCGAAGGTGCATGGCTTCGACGACAATGTCATGGACATTCATCCGTCCCGCTTCATCTCCAAGGACTGA
- a CDS encoding TadE/TadG family type IV pilus assembly protein: protein MSGTPLKQRNLKLKPVIQLSAPFGCSSRFLFLQAGLGILRTMLKNRKFLAPWSCFRADATGTSAVEFAMLAPIFILLLLGMVAYGIYFGASHSVQQIAADAARTAIAGLNQTERQALVSDFIAHDVDGYAFVDPNKLTVNAQDSAADGSQFVVSVSYDARNLPIWNLFPKLPLPGTTIQRQSTIRVGGI, encoded by the coding sequence GTGAGCGGCACCCCGCTAAAACAGCGAAATCTAAAACTAAAACCCGTCATTCAACTTAGTGCACCTTTCGGTTGTTCCAGCCGTTTTCTGTTTTTGCAGGCAGGTCTTGGCATTCTCCGGACCATGCTGAAGAACCGAAAATTCCTTGCTCCTTGGTCTTGTTTCCGGGCTGACGCCACGGGTACGTCAGCGGTCGAATTCGCCATGCTGGCGCCGATCTTCATCCTGCTATTGCTCGGAATGGTTGCATATGGAATCTATTTCGGCGCCAGCCATTCGGTGCAGCAGATCGCCGCCGATGCGGCGCGGACGGCGATTGCCGGTCTCAACCAGACGGAGCGCCAGGCACTGGTCAGCGATTTCATCGCGCATGATGTCGACGGCTATGCTTTCGTCGACCCCAACAAGCTGACGGTCAACGCGCAGGACAGCGCGGCCGACGGCAGCCAGTTCGTCGTCTCGGTCAGCTATGACGCGCGCAACTTGCCGATCTGGAATCTTTTCCCGAAACTGCCGCTGCCGGGCACCACGATCCAGCGTCAATCGACGATCCGGGTCGGGGGCATATGA
- a CDS encoding pilus assembly protein TadG-related protein — protein MRKRAGGLMGATRRLIADRRGNFAVMTALCTPVALVLTAFAVDEGSLYNERRAAQSIVDLAAITAAAHINNAEQAVLTTLKDNGITSVAVQQQGADIAPTGSKAVVQVVPGRYSAISSIAAGSRFEAGKLPYNAVQVSLKKQGTLYFAASMMTPPVIGTTATASAQPEAAFSVGSRLASVNGGILNALLGGLLGGNISLSVMDYNSLISADVDVLSFTDALATQLHLTGVTYSDVLASKATIGQIATAMANVPGLDRTAKLALQTMASSATNNVKIPLSHLVDLGSVGSLGLGQKPAGLSVDASAMSMLSAAAALANGTNQVSVNLGATIPGLTSTTLQIAIGEPMQNSPWLAVGEMGTVVRTAQTRIKLNASVTVGTSNLGGGIKLLAVNLPLNVEVAYAEAKLTDISCPTGPSSIKVSIAAQPGVVEAHLANSNASGFADFTHPQSFSNADIADLKLSLIPLLQVTGSSAFSATNMTPTNLSFSATDIANKAVKTVSTKNLTQSLTTSLVNNLSLTVNALGLGIDVTALLGTVKPAVTTLLNGVTAPVDNLVYNVLAALGVHVGEADVRVTGAVCGRSVLVQ, from the coding sequence ATGCGCAAACGCGCGGGGGGTTTGATGGGCGCGACGCGACGGCTGATCGCCGACCGGCGCGGCAACTTCGCGGTCATGACGGCACTCTGCACGCCGGTGGCGCTGGTGCTGACCGCATTCGCGGTCGATGAGGGCTCGCTCTACAACGAGCGCCGCGCCGCGCAGTCGATCGTCGACCTCGCCGCGATCACCGCCGCCGCCCATATCAACAATGCCGAGCAAGCGGTGCTGACGACGCTGAAGGATAACGGAATCACCTCCGTGGCCGTGCAGCAGCAGGGCGCCGACATCGCGCCGACCGGCAGCAAGGCGGTCGTTCAGGTTGTGCCCGGACGCTATTCCGCGATCAGTTCCATAGCCGCCGGCAGCCGCTTCGAGGCCGGCAAGCTGCCCTACAATGCCGTCCAGGTGTCGCTGAAGAAGCAGGGCACACTCTATTTCGCCGCTTCGATGATGACGCCGCCGGTGATCGGCACGACCGCCACCGCAAGCGCCCAGCCCGAAGCGGCATTCTCGGTCGGGTCGCGGCTCGCCAGCGTCAATGGCGGCATTCTCAACGCGCTGCTCGGCGGACTTCTCGGCGGCAACATCTCGCTCAGCGTGATGGACTACAATTCGCTGATCTCGGCCGATGTCGACGTGCTCTCCTTCACCGACGCGTTGGCGACGCAACTGCATCTGACCGGCGTCACCTATTCGGACGTGCTCGCCTCGAAAGCGACGATCGGCCAGATCGCCACCGCCATGGCCAACGTGCCCGGGCTCGACCGCACCGCCAAGCTCGCGCTGCAGACCATGGCTTCCAGCGCCACGAATAACGTCAAGATCCCGCTCAGCCATCTCGTCGACCTCGGCTCGGTGGGTAGCCTCGGCCTCGGACAGAAACCTGCCGGGCTTTCGGTCGACGCCAGCGCCATGAGCATGCTGAGCGCGGCCGCGGCGCTCGCCAACGGAACCAACCAGGTGTCGGTCAATCTTGGGGCGACAATACCCGGGCTGACATCGACGACGCTCCAGATCGCCATCGGCGAGCCGATGCAGAACTCGCCCTGGCTGGCGGTCGGAGAAATGGGCACGGTTGTGCGCACCGCGCAGACGCGCATCAAGCTCAATGCCAGCGTCACCGTCGGCACGTCCAACCTTGGCGGCGGCATCAAGCTGCTCGCCGTCAACCTGCCGCTCAATGTCGAAGTCGCCTATGCCGAGGCGAAGCTGACCGACATAAGCTGCCCGACTGGCCCCTCCAGCATCAAGGTCTCCATCGCCGCACAGCCCGGCGTCGTCGAAGCGCACCTTGCAAACAGCAATGCCAGCGGCTTTGCCGACTTCACGCACCCGCAGTCCTTCTCTAACGCCGACATCGCGGACCTAAAGCTGTCGCTCATTCCGCTGCTGCAGGTAACCGGCTCCTCGGCTTTTTCGGCCACCAACATGACGCCGACGAACCTCAGCTTCAGCGCCACCGATATCGCCAACAAGGCGGTCAAGACGGTGTCGACGAAGAACTTGACGCAGTCGCTCACCACCTCGCTGGTCAATAACCTGTCGCTGACGGTCAACGCGCTCGGCCTCGGCATCGATGTGACCGCACTGCTCGGCACGGTGAAGCCGGCGGTGACGACGCTGCTCAACGGCGTGACTGCGCCGGTCGACAACCTCGTCTACAACGTGCTTGCAGCACTTGGCGTCCATGTCGGCGAGGCCGATGTGCGCGTCACCGGCGCGGTCTGCGGCCGTTCGGTGCTCGTCCAGTAA